From Paenibacillus sp. PL2-23:
CGGGGCTGTCTATGTCCGATATTGCTTTCGTCAGCTCGCACGGACAGACAATCTGGCATATGCCAGAAGGTGCAGAGGGTGACCCGTATCTCATACGCTCCACCCTTCAGATCGGAGATCTCTCCATCCTTGCCAAAAAAACAGGAAAGCTCACGGTCGGTGACTTCCGGCCTGCCGATATGGCGGTTGGCGGCCAAGGCGCGCCGCTGGTGCCTTATGGCGATCTTATCCTATTCCGCCACCCGTCGAAGGGACGCATGCTCCAGAACATCGGAGGTATCGGCAATTGTACGGTGCTTCCGCCAAACGCCGGGATCGACGATCTGTTTGCGTTCGATACCGGTCCCGGCAACATGATTATTGATCAAGTTGTGCAGACGCTGAGTGACGGGGAGATGAGCTATGACGCGAACGGCGCATGGGCGGCGCTTGGCAGGCCGGACGCGGAGCTGTTGGCTAGCCTGCTTTCGCATCCTTATTTTAAGGGAGCGCCGCCGAAATCGACGGGGCGGGAGCTGTTCGGCGCGGCCTATACGACCGAGCTGCTTGCGCAGGCGTCGGAGCGTGGCTTGGCGGCCGCTGACATTGTCGCTACGGCGACCGCTTTGACGGCGCATACAATCGCAGATGCCTGCCGTGAGTTGGTCCTCCCGCGCTGCCGCGTTGATGAGGTAATCGTAAGCGGCGGCGGTGCGCATAACGCGACCTTGCTTCGCATGCTGGGGGAGCTGCTCCCCCAGCAGAGGCTGATGACTTCCGGCGAGCTCGGCTTGGCGGACGACGCGAAGGAGGCGGTTATTTTTGCGTTGCTGGGCCATGACTTCCTGCGCGGTATCCCGAACAACGTCCCCGCCGCAACCGGCGCTGACTGCAGAACGGTGATGGGCAAGCTGGCGCTGCCTTGAGGTCGGGATCAACCTATTCATGGAGGCGCCCGACGTCGCTGATCGTATTCGCCTTGTGCATGATTTGTCGCTGTATTAGCCGACCGCTACTATTACGCTTGTAATGAATAGCACCAACGCTATGGGCGCCCAAATGATACGTTCCCATTTGCTTCTTGTGATTGTGTTAAGTACAATGTTCAACGCCAAGAAGCCTACAACGAACCAGATCGCTGCACTCGCGAAAGAATGCCACTCCGACCAAATGATTCCTGACTTGCTCAAGACGATGGAGGCAAACAAGGCCAGAATGAGAACCTGAATCAGAGCCGAAACTCTCATCGCCGGTGGAAGCTTTCCTGGGTATTTCCCACCCATTGCAGCGCTTCCCCAAGGAGCTCCTGCAGCCAATGCAAGTTGGAAGATAACTACAATTCCGATGAATGCCGAAAACAAGATTGCGGCTACGATCATGGGGAGTATTGCTCCTTTTCGATTTTAAGAAAATTATACCATGATATCTTATTCTGCTGTATACACAGCAAATAGCTGAGGGCTCTAGCTTATGTGCCTCTGTATCGATAATGCTTTCGTAAGCGGGGGCGGAGCGCATAACGCGCCCTTGCTTCGCATGCTCGGGGAGCTGCTCCTCGAACAGAAGCTGATGACATCCGGCGAGCTCGGCTTGGCGGACAACAACGCGAAGGAGGCGTTTATTTTTGCGTTGCTGGGCCATGACTTCCTGCGCGGTATCCCGAACAACGTCCCCGCCGCAACCGGCGCTGACCGCAGAACCGTGATGGGCAAGCTGGCGCTGCCTTGATAGGTAACTAACCAAGCACAAGCAGGCTGTCGACTGGATCGGCAGCCTGCTTGTGCTTTTTGTTGCACGCAACTTCGTTGTACGGTAACTTCGTTGCACTCCAGCTTCGCTGTACGCTAACTTCGCTTCGCGCTATTCGCTGCTTGCCTACCGTTGACCTAAGCGCGGCGCCCTACCTATGCTGGAGTAGGCATGCTCCTCGATAGTTCCTGTTAACTCGATACATGCTGTTACGTGGGGGCCTGGCTTTTCAATACATATGGTTTCAGTACCGACCTGCATAACATACAATTAATTTCCTCGAAAATTCATCAATATCGCCCAGGATACTCCCGTCTTCTATAAGCGGGGGAGGAATGGGCGTTCGGCGTTAGCCGGAATGATATTTGGTGTGTTCTTGTTCTCCCTACTATGCTAAAATTAGTATAGTGAGGAGGCGAACGTATGATCGTTACCGTGACGGCGAAAATCAAAATCAAACCGTCAGAAAGTCAAATGATGGCCCTGCAACAAACGATGATCGCTTATCGTCAAGGCTGTAATTTTGTCTCTGCCCTTGTGTTTGAGACGAGCGAGCGCCGGCAGTCTGCCCTGCACCGAATGACGTATCGAACCCTGCGCAGCGCGATGGGCCTGCGTTCTCAAATGGCGCAGTCGGTATTGAAAACGGTACGGGCTAAATACAAGACCATCTTGAGCAGTGGGCATGCTTGGACTCTCGTACAATTTAAGAAGCCGGAATACGATCTCGTCTGGAGACGGGATTACTCGCTAAGCGCAAAGCTATTCTCCGTCAATACGCTGCAAGGCCGCATTAAGATCCCCTTCGAAGCCAAAGGAATGGAGACCTATTTCGACGGCACATGGACATTCGGTACAGCCAAGCTGGTATGAAAAAAACAGAAGTGGTTTTTGCATATTCCAGTGTCTAAGGAAATGGCCTCTCCTGAGCTTAAGGAGATTGAACACGTTGCAGGGATTGATCTGGGCATCAACTTTGTAGCTACGGTGTATGACACCGAGGGGAGAACGCTGTTTTTTCGGGGAAGGGGACTGAAACACAAACGAGCCAACTACCAACGATTGCGTTCCGAGCTGCAACGCAAACAAACGGCTTCGTCCCGCCGCAGGCTGAAGCAAATCGGAGAACGAGAAAACCGTTGGATGACCGATGTGAACCATCAGGTCAGTAAGGCACTCGTTACCCGATATGGGGCGAATACGCTGTTTGTGCTGGAGGATCTGACAGGGATCCGCCGCAGGGCGGAAAAGTCAAAGCTGAAGTATCGGTATGTGACGGTATCGTGGGCGTTCTATCAGCTGCGTCAGATGGTGACGTATAAGGCGAAGCTTGCAGGATCGATGGTGATAGCCGTGGATCCGAAGCACACTTCGCAAGCGTGTCCCCTATGCCGCCACACGGCCAAAGAAAACCGGGATAAACGCAGGCATCGCTTTCGTTGCCAGGCATGCGGATATACAAGCAATGATGACCGGATCGGCGCCATGAATCTCTGTCTGAAGGGAAGAGAGTACCTTCTTGAAGGTGCAGGCTTAGCATGCCTAGGCTTGCAGGGCAGCTGTCAATCTGCCCATTGGTAGGCGAAGGCTTACTCGAGGATGTAACACCACGTTCTTCGGAACGCCAAAAGATCGGAGTCGCAAGACGTTCGTACGATCGGGTCGTTACAAGCTTCCACTTCAAACGTTAGTTAAGTGGGGGTCATTGACTTTGGCCAATGTTAACTGCAGAACGCGTACATGTAAATCTAAGGTTTGTGGGAAAAAACGGGTGTTTGACACGTATAAGTGTAGGTTTTGCAGGTCATTCTCGCATTCGCCAACTTGTAACACTGGTTGCTGGAGCTCACTGAAAAAATAGACGTGCCAGAAACGTCTAAATGTGCTGTGGAGATTGGTTTGACGGCTGGGGAGGTGCTTTGGAGGGGAGCTGCTACTTCTTGCGGATGGAGGCGAATAACGTTGGGATTAGTGGGAACCTTAAGGAAAAAACAGGAGTTGCACCCACTATGAATCTGCTTGAACTGTTCAAAGACGCTATGCAAGCGTTCAAAGATAAGGAAAAAACACCGCTTCATGTCGGTGAGGTGATGAATCTCTGGTTCTACCTGACGGCAACGGAACAGACGCTTCGAGGGGAGCAGGTGTCGTTGAATACGGTTCAAGACGCTGACCTGAAGACCAAGATTGAGGATGTTATCCAGCATGTCCATAACCCCATTCGTACGGAGTTGAAGGAGTTTCTGAGACAAGAAGGCGTGCCTCTGCCGAAGGCTACCCCGGACAAGTCGCTGGGAGACTTTCGTACCATACCGGAAAGCGCTAAGCTGACAGACGAGGAGATTGCCAATCTGCTCGTTTATAATTTGGTGCTGGGCATTAATTCCGCCTGCCGCGGCATGACGGAGGCAGTCCGGCCGGATGTGGGCGTCATGTTCGCGGGCTTCCAGATGAAGAAGGCGGCGTTCTCTATGACGCTTAGAGGGCTGATGATCGAGAAGGGGTGGCTGCTGATGCCCCCTTATTATTACCAGCAAGCGCCAGTCGCGCAGCCTTAACGCTCATAAGGCGGTGAATCGCCGCCGGCATCCTTGGACGTCATGCCCTGGCGGGTAACGACGTAAGTGAACCATCGGCTGCCCTCCTCGCTGCCTTCCTTGCTCCAGCGCTCACGGAAGGTCACTTCATATTCCTCGGTGCCTGTTCGGACAACCGTCGTTTCCTTCGTAATCGTGAAGCCGTTCACCTCGGTTTGGGAGGAGCCTGCTTGCTTGGGGAACATGTCGGTAACGGTGCCTTTCCCGGAGGTGGCGAAGGCGACGGCATCCTCTGCTGTGAACGGCGCTTGCTGAGGCGGTCCGTCTCCCATGTTGGAGAACAAGCCTAGGCCAATGATAACCATAACAGGAAGCGCTAGAGTGATGAGCATAGCCGGCCTCCGCCCGCCTCTAGCGAACTGTGCCTGCAGCAGCTTATCCCAGCCGAAGAAGAGCAAGGCTCCAGCCGCGCATGAGAGGGTGAAGCCTGACGAGCCGAAGGGCAGCGCGAACAATACGCCGCTAAGGACATGGCCCACGCCTGACAGAACCGAGCGAGCGACGCTGCCCTTCACTCTGCGGGTGAGCCATTCCATCATGAAGGAGACGAGCGAGCCGTAGATCAGCACAATGGGAAATACATATAAGCTGATGAACGAGATCCATTGCATCAGCTCGTCGAACCTTGGCAGGAGCTCCGAATGTGCCGCGCCCGTCAAAAGCAGCGAATAATAGATCACGATGGCAAAGGACGTTATATACGCGCTGAGCGCTTTGCGTAAGAGCATGCGGGGAGTGGTCCTCCTTTGTTTGACACCGTATATCACCATGAATAATAAAAGCCGCGCAGCGGAATCCATTCCGGTCTGTGCGGCTTATTCTGGCTGGGGCCTATTCTTCTCTGTAGTCTTGGACGATCAATTGAAGCTCGCCCGTCTCCGGATGGATCACAAAGCCGTGAACCGGAACGTCCTTCGGGAACAGCGGGTGATTGCGAATAAGGCGAACGCTGTCCATGACGCCCTCTTCAGGGCTGCTGAAGCCTTTCAGGAACTTATCCATGCGTATGCCCGCGCTCTCCAGCGTCTCAACCGCTTTAGGATCCACGCCGTGCTGGCTGAATTTCTCGACCATGCTTGAGGAATCCAGATTTGTCATGCCGCAGCCGTGATGGCCAATGACAAGCACCTCGCGAGCGCCAAGCTCGTATACCGCGACCAGAATGCTGCGCATTGCGCTGCCGAATGGCTGCGTCAGGATCGCGCCAGCGTTCTTGATAAACTTTGCGTCGCCATTGCGAAGATTAAGCGCTTTGGGCAGCAGCTCCACCAGTCGGGTGTCCATGCAGGTGAGAATCGCGAGCTTCTTCTCCGGGAACTTGTCCGTCAGGTAAGTCTCATATTGCTTCTCTTCAACAAATTGCTTATTAAACGACAACAGCTCAGATACGATAGACATTAGTGAAACTCCTCCTTATCCAATAGGCAAACCGTTGTTTCAAACTCTTTTTTTATATTATTCACATAATGAGCGCCGCCGTCAATTCAAAAAACGTTTGACATGAAACCTTTTGGTTTCATATAATCAATAAGCGAAACCATTTGGTTTCGTAATTGAGCGCATCATTTTCATAAAATATGGAGGGATCAAGATGAGTAATCAACATTCGGAGTCCGCAAGCAAATTAGATGATATTGTTAAAATAGTGACGCTGAAGGCGCCAATCGCCAAGGTGTGGGAGGCAGTGGCGACGGCTGACGGCATTGCGGCCTGGTTTATGCCCAATACGTTCGAGCCGGTGCTGGGGCATGAATTTCATTTGAATGCGGGACCATTCGGCAAGTCGCCTTGCAAGGTGCTGGAGCTGGAGCCGCCTTATCGTCTGTCGTTCTCATGGGACAGGGACTGGACGATCACGTTTCAGCTGGAGGAGACGGCCCAAGGCACGCGGTTCACGCTCACACATAGCGGCTGGGACGAAGCTACGGCAACGGCATTCGGCGAGAAGCATGCGGTTGTCCGCGAGAGAATGGCTGGCGGTTGGGTCGGCATTCTGCAGAAGCTGTCTGAGGCGGTTGAGGGGTAATGGGCGAGGCGCTTCAGAAGCATGATGTATTCCAGGCAATTGCCGATCCCACGCGGCGCAGGCTGCTTCATATGCTGAGCGAGGGAGAGATGCCGGTTACTGCGATCAGCGGCCAATTCACGATGAGCCGCACGGCGGTGTCCAAGCATCTGCGTATTCTGGCGGAGGCGGGGCTTGTGAAGGACCGCAAGGTGGGGAGAGAGACAAGGTACAGGCTGGAGCCGGAACCGCTTCGCGAGCTGGAGCGGTGGCTTGGTTATTTCGAGCGATACTGGGATAACAAGCTGATGGCGTTGAAGAGGCTAGTGGAGGATGATGGGGAGTAATGGTTGTGGAGAGACCCGTGTGCATGCGCCGCTTGGAGACAAGTGCGCACTCACACGGGTTATTGGTGTAGTCCTCTGTCCTCTACGACCTCAGTAAGCCAAGGTCGAAGGCGGGCACAAGCCCTTGCTCGGCCGCGCGCCCAAGCAGCGATTCGATCGCGCCATAGCCGTCCTCGCCCAGATCACGGCTGAAGGCATTCACGTACAGCTGGATGTGGGCTTGAGCAACGTCCAGGGACAGCTCCTGCGCATGCTCCATGACATAAGCGGACGAAGCGTCAGGGTTCGCCCACGCGTAATCCAGGGAGGCGCGAATCCAGCCGCTAATCGTCTCAGCCTCCAGCTCCAGCGAACGGCGGGCAATGATAGCCCCTAGCGGAATAGGGGAGCCGGTATCGGCTTCCCACCAAGCGCCGAGGTCCTGCAGCATATGCAAGCCATATGACTTGTAGGTAAACCGCGCCTCATGAATGACGAGGCCTGCGTCTATCCTGCCGTCTCTCACAGCAGGCATGATCTCATGGAACGGCATGATGACGATTTCGCCTATGCCGCCCGGCACCTGCTGAGCAGCCCACAGCCGGAAGAGAAGGTATGCGGTGGACCGGTCGCTTGGCACGGCGATCCGCTTGCCGGATAATGCTGCAGCGTCCATAGCGCCGTCCTTGGCCAGCACAAGCGGTCCACAGCCGCGCCCCAGCGCGCCGCCGCAAGGGAGGAGACGGTAGTTCTCCAGCACCCATGGCAGTGCGGCATATGATATTTTCATCACATCGGGACCTTCGCCGCGAGCAGCCCAATAATTCGTCATATCAATATCTGCGTAGGTGACGTCTAAGGGAGGAGCTCCCGGAAGGAGTCCATGGGCCCATGCATGGAAAATAAATGTATCGTTGGGACAAGGCGAATAGGCGATAGGCAGCGTATGGGTACGCGTGATGGTCATGTTGACGCCTCCTTACTTGATGTGATACGAGACAGCACGAAATGCGGCTTCAAGCGCCTGGAGCGCATCGCCGATTCGCCATGCGGACCGGTCTCTTGGCCCAACCGCGTTGGAGATCGCGCGCAGCTCGGTTACAGGAATGCCGAGCATAGCGGCAGCGGTGGCGACGCCGAAGCCCTCCATGCCTTCCGAGGCTGCTCCCGCAACGAGGCTGCTCCGCAGCTCGGCCGTCGCGGCGGTGCCAGTCG
This genomic window contains:
- a CDS encoding metalloregulator ArsR/SmtB family transcription factor, whose translation is MGEALQKHDVFQAIADPTRRRLLHMLSEGEMPVTAISGQFTMSRTAVSKHLRILAEAGLVKDRKVGRETRYRLEPEPLRELERWLGYFERYWDNKLMALKRLVEDDGE
- a CDS encoding anhydro-N-acetylmuramic acid kinase, giving the protein MCLCIDNAFVSGGGAHNAPLLRMLGELLLEQKLMTSGELGLADNNAKEAFIFALLGHDFLRGIPNNVPAATGADRRTVMGKLALP
- a CDS encoding 1,4-dihydroxy-6-naphthoate synthase — translated: MPIAYSPCPNDTFIFHAWAHGLLPGAPPLDVTYADIDMTNYWAARGEGPDVMKISYAALPWVLENYRLLPCGGALGRGCGPLVLAKDGAMDAAALSGKRIAVPSDRSTAYLLFRLWAAQQVPGGIGEIVIMPFHEIMPAVRDGRIDAGLVIHEARFTYKSYGLHMLQDLGAWWEADTGSPIPLGAIIARRSLELEAETISGWIRASLDYAWANPDASSAYVMEHAQELSLDVAQAHIQLYVNAFSRDLGEDGYGAIESLLGRAAEQGLVPAFDLGLLRS
- a CDS encoding DUF3231 family protein, which produces MNLLELFKDAMQAFKDKEKTPLHVGEVMNLWFYLTATEQTLRGEQVSLNTVQDADLKTKIEDVIQHVHNPIRTELKEFLRQEGVPLPKATPDKSLGDFRTIPESAKLTDEEIANLLVYNLVLGINSACRGMTEAVRPDVGVMFAGFQMKKAAFSMTLRGLMIEKGWLLMPPYYYQQAPVAQP
- a CDS encoding anhydro-N-acetylmuramic acid kinase, with amino-acid sequence MLQWVMDQPLLYAVGLMSGTSLDGVDAAVVRIEGSGPDTKVGLVHYYSRPYDQELRARLKELCDPRSSDVSRICGMNAYMAEVFAAATIEAVREAGLSMSDIAFVSSHGQTIWHMPEGAEGDPYLIRSTLQIGDLSILAKKTGKLTVGDFRPADMAVGGQGAPLVPYGDLILFRHPSKGRMLQNIGGIGNCTVLPPNAGIDDLFAFDTGPGNMIIDQVVQTLSDGEMSYDANGAWAALGRPDAELLASLLSHPYFKGAPPKSTGRELFGAAYTTELLAQASERGLAAADIVATATALTAHTIADACRELVLPRCRVDEVIVSGGGAHNATLLRMLGELLPQQRLMTSGELGLADDAKEAVIFALLGHDFLRGIPNNVPAATGADCRTVMGKLALP
- a CDS encoding carbonic anhydrase; translated protein: MSIVSELLSFNKQFVEEKQYETYLTDKFPEKKLAILTCMDTRLVELLPKALNLRNGDAKFIKNAGAILTQPFGSAMRSILVAVYELGAREVLVIGHHGCGMTNLDSSSMVEKFSQHGVDPKAVETLESAGIRMDKFLKGFSSPEEGVMDSVRLIRNHPLFPKDVPVHGFVIHPETGELQLIVQDYREE
- a CDS encoding SRPBCC domain-containing protein, whose amino-acid sequence is MSNQHSESASKLDDIVKIVTLKAPIAKVWEAVATADGIAAWFMPNTFEPVLGHEFHLNAGPFGKSPCKVLELEPPYRLSFSWDRDWTITFQLEETAQGTRFTLTHSGWDEATATAFGEKHAVVRERMAGGWVGILQKLSEAVEG